The Saccharomonospora glauca K62 genome has a segment encoding these proteins:
- a CDS encoding 3-hydroxybutyrate oligomer hydrolase family protein — protein MRGRKVAAVLATLFVAMPGMAGTVATAKPFPDTCTERPLPVPGAQYQEVACLADLTTTGTTRTGHTDPADWAGLTQESLPVPDPVPGVQIDGYFPDDSTTNTNHGWNHDSQFVIRLPEHWNGGLVVSGSPGNREQYANDRAISDWVLSKGYAFAATDKGNTGSEFYTDGRRPGDAIAEWNRRMTQLARAAKVTVTLHYGKRPTTTIATGLSNGGYLVRWQLENHPELYDGGVDWEGALWSEKGPNLIEYLPKALSAYPRYAAGGDDADAAHAEMVAAGFVAGSEFLWQSHYEIYWDLTQRIYREELDPEFDGELSAGIPFCSPGTPRCDADYDYRQRPRSVHRAVERIGLTGKIGKPLLTLHGTLDVLLPIGKDSDVYAEMVREQGRGHLHRYYRVEDGTHTDSFVDQYPDELRGLTPCHRTAFEALEAYLAEGAPLPESATIPRPTDATPQELVTTCSLS, from the coding sequence ATGCGCGGGCGCAAGGTCGCGGCGGTGTTGGCGACGTTGTTCGTCGCGATGCCGGGCATGGCGGGGACGGTGGCGACGGCGAAACCCTTTCCGGACACGTGCACCGAGCGACCCCTTCCGGTACCGGGGGCGCAGTACCAGGAGGTGGCGTGTCTGGCCGACCTCACCACCACGGGGACCACGCGTACGGGACACACCGATCCGGCCGACTGGGCGGGACTGACCCAGGAGTCGCTCCCGGTTCCCGACCCGGTGCCGGGCGTGCAGATCGACGGCTACTTCCCCGACGACTCCACCACCAACACCAACCACGGCTGGAACCACGACTCGCAGTTTGTGATCCGCCTTCCGGAGCACTGGAACGGTGGGCTGGTGGTGTCGGGATCGCCGGGGAACCGGGAGCAGTACGCCAACGACCGCGCCATCTCCGACTGGGTGCTGTCGAAGGGATACGCGTTCGCCGCCACGGACAAGGGCAACACCGGATCGGAGTTCTACACCGACGGCAGGCGTCCGGGCGACGCGATCGCCGAGTGGAACCGTCGGATGACCCAGCTCGCCCGTGCCGCGAAGGTCACGGTCACGCTGCACTACGGCAAGCGCCCGACCACGACCATCGCGACGGGACTGTCCAACGGCGGTTACCTGGTGCGTTGGCAGTTGGAGAACCACCCCGAGCTCTACGACGGCGGCGTGGATTGGGAAGGTGCACTGTGGTCGGAGAAGGGGCCGAATCTGATCGAGTACCTGCCCAAGGCGTTGTCGGCCTACCCACGCTACGCCGCCGGTGGTGACGACGCCGACGCGGCGCACGCCGAGATGGTGGCCGCCGGGTTCGTCGCGGGCTCGGAGTTTTTGTGGCAGTCCCACTACGAGATCTACTGGGACCTGACCCAGCGGATCTACCGCGAGGAGTTGGACCCGGAGTTCGACGGCGAGCTTTCGGCCGGAATCCCGTTCTGCTCGCCGGGCACGCCGCGTTGCGACGCCGACTACGACTACCGGCAGCGGCCGAGGTCCGTGCACAGGGCCGTCGAGCGCATCGGGCTGACGGGGAAGATCGGCAAGCCGCTGCTGACGTTGCACGGCACGCTCGACGTCCTGCTGCCGATCGGGAAGGACTCCGACGTCTACGCCGAGATGGTGCGCGAGCAGGGACGCGGGCACCTGCACCGCTACTACCGCGTCGAGGACGGCACGCACACCGACTCGTTCGTCGACCAGTACCCCGACGAGCTGCGGGGACTGACTCCCTGCCACCGTACGGCCTTCGAGGCCCTGGAGGCTTACCTGGCCGAGGGCGCACCGCTGCCGGAGTCCGCCACGATCCCCCGCCCGACCGATGCCACCCCGCAGGAACTGGTGACGACCTGCTCCCTGTCCTGA
- a CDS encoding endonuclease/exonuclease/phosphatase family protein has protein sequence MGTFNIHHGAGPDDRLHLDHVAAVIADTAFDVVGLQEVDRCWGERSEFVDQARWLADRLAMRVAFGANLDEAPPHEKMPRRRYGTAILSRFPIAASRNIALPRPEGGEPRGLLEAVVRVRGVPLRFYSTHLQHDSPAERWAQVETVNEVIAAADRPIVLVGDLNAIPEAPEIQRLSPKLHDTWPKAGDGDGFTYDSVAPRARIDYVFARDGVCARSARVIDTDASDHLPVAVDVVITAPDGAEH, from the coding sequence GTGGGGACGTTCAACATCCACCACGGTGCCGGGCCGGACGATCGGCTCCACCTGGATCACGTCGCCGCCGTCATCGCCGACACCGCGTTCGACGTCGTGGGACTGCAGGAGGTGGATCGGTGCTGGGGTGAACGCAGCGAGTTCGTCGACCAGGCGCGGTGGCTGGCCGATCGGCTCGCCATGCGGGTGGCCTTCGGCGCGAACCTCGACGAGGCCCCGCCCCATGAGAAGATGCCGCGACGGCGGTACGGCACGGCGATCCTGTCGCGCTTTCCCATCGCGGCCAGCCGCAACATCGCCCTGCCGAGGCCCGAGGGCGGGGAACCACGCGGCCTGTTGGAGGCCGTCGTGCGGGTGCGTGGAGTACCACTGCGCTTCTACTCCACGCACCTGCAACACGACTCGCCGGCGGAGCGGTGGGCGCAGGTCGAGACCGTCAACGAGGTCATCGCCGCCGCCGACCGGCCGATCGTGCTCGTGGGCGATCTGAACGCCATCCCGGAGGCCCCGGAGATCCAGCGACTTTCCCCGAAGCTGCACGACACGTGGCCGAAGGCGGGAGACGGCGACGGCTTCACCTACGACTCCGTGGCCCCGCGCGCCCGCATCGACTACGTCTTCGCGAGAGACGGGGTGTGTGCTCGCTCGGCGCGGGTGATCGACACGGACGCCTCCGACCATCTTCCGGTGGCCGTGGACGTGGTGATCACCGCGCCGGACGGAGCGGAGCACTAA
- a CDS encoding extracellular catalytic domain type 1 short-chain-length polyhydroxyalkanoate depolymerase has protein sequence MSTYVHMRQRFLPLLLAPLLAFLLAVAFPTSPMSARAMPSDPKALAGSITEVPDFGNNPGNLRMLQYVPEDLPEGRPVVVALHGCTQNGTDYGLASGWVELAERWKFSVVLPEQRAVNNLSNCFQWFASGDTTRGRGEVASILGMVDHALAATGGDASRVYVTGLSAGGGMTSALLATYPERFAGGAVIAGLPYRCASALYESYTCMYLGKNLSPSAWGDLVRAASSHEGPWPTVSIWHGDADRTVVVANQRELVEQWTDVHGTDAVADREDTVGGYPRAVYEDGAGRAVVESVTITGMGHGQPVDPGTGEGQCGRAGAYLLDVNVCAAYHLGQTWGLS, from the coding sequence GTGAGCACTTACGTCCACATGCGACAGCGTTTTCTCCCGCTCCTTCTGGCCCCCTTGCTGGCCTTCCTGCTGGCCGTCGCGTTTCCGACCTCTCCCATGTCCGCCCGAGCGATGCCGAGCGATCCGAAAGCACTCGCGGGCTCCATCACGGAGGTTCCCGACTTCGGAAACAACCCCGGAAACCTGCGCATGTTGCAGTACGTGCCCGAGGATCTTCCCGAAGGCAGGCCGGTGGTGGTCGCCCTGCACGGCTGCACACAGAACGGCACCGACTACGGCCTGGCCTCCGGCTGGGTCGAACTGGCCGAGCGCTGGAAGTTCAGCGTCGTCCTTCCCGAGCAACGCGCGGTGAACAACCTCAGCAACTGCTTCCAGTGGTTCGCCTCGGGCGACACCACGCGAGGCCGGGGAGAAGTGGCGTCGATACTCGGCATGGTCGACCACGCGCTGGCCGCCACCGGAGGTGATGCCTCCCGCGTGTACGTGACCGGTCTGTCGGCGGGCGGAGGCATGACATCGGCCCTGCTCGCGACCTATCCCGAACGTTTCGCCGGCGGCGCCGTGATCGCCGGGCTTCCCTACCGCTGCGCCTCGGCGCTGTACGAGTCCTACACCTGCATGTACCTGGGCAAGAACCTCAGCCCCTCGGCGTGGGGCGATCTCGTACGCGCGGCGAGTTCGCACGAAGGTCCCTGGCCGACGGTGAGCATCTGGCACGGGGACGCCGACCGCACGGTGGTCGTCGCCAACCAGCGCGAACTCGTGGAACAGTGGACCGACGTCCACGGCACCGACGCCGTCGCCGATCGTGAGGACACCGTGGGCGGCTACCCGCGCGCGGTGTACGAGGACGGCGCCGGGCGAGCCGTGGTCGAGTCCGTGACGATCACGGGGATGGGGCACGGACAGCCCGTCGACCCCGGCACCGGCGAGGGACAGTGCGGGCGAGCGGGCGCCTACCTGCTCGACGTGAACGTCTGCGCGGCCTACCACCTGGGACAGACGTGGGGTCTATCGTGA
- a CDS encoding TetR/AcrR family transcriptional regulator: MTAQQPATRRRTRGPNDPDRRNRIARAAITVIAQRGINALTHRAVAAEAGVPLGSTTYHFATLEDLIASALDEAARRNVAALREWDAALPADADLASALAELVLDSVTRKRADTIAEYNLYALALQRPHLRNAAVAWDNALAELFIARTDPLTGRMVATLTCGLMMQAVLGEAPPRREDIEALYRRALG; encoded by the coding sequence ATGACGGCGCAGCAACCGGCGACACGCAGACGCACCCGTGGTCCGAACGACCCGGACCGTCGCAATCGCATTGCTCGTGCGGCCATCACGGTCATCGCCCAGCGTGGCATCAACGCGCTCACCCATCGCGCCGTCGCGGCGGAGGCGGGGGTTCCCCTCGGGTCCACCACCTATCACTTCGCCACGCTCGAAGACCTGATCGCGAGCGCCCTTGACGAAGCGGCACGACGCAACGTGGCCGCGCTTCGGGAATGGGACGCCGCACTACCCGCCGACGCGGACCTCGCCTCGGCCCTGGCGGAACTGGTGCTCGACTCCGTGACCAGGAAACGCGCCGACACGATCGCCGAGTACAACCTCTACGCGCTCGCGCTCCAGCGACCGCACCTGCGAAACGCCGCCGTCGCCTGGGACAACGCGCTCGCCGAGTTGTTCATCGCCCGCACCGACCCGTTGACCGGGCGGATGGTGGCCACACTCACCTGCGGGCTCATGATGCAGGCGGTACTCGGAGAGGCTCCGCCGCGGCGCGAGGACATCGAGGCGCTGTACCGGCGCGCGCTGGGCTGA